The Streptomyces sp. Je 1-332 genome has a window encoding:
- a CDS encoding Helicase associated domain protein produces the protein MPPSPSPQPAAPRPASDPNTPRRVLRPDQQAAVDSGVRGLRKPGTRGHMVSACGTGKTLIALRTAEELDTARLLIAVPSLDLIGQWAQAARADGRTEPLMAISSLRADKHPLLAKAGAVSTGSGAFLAYWLSRHEKATVFVTLDSLPRIEETQRSSFPAPVFDLLIVDEAHRTAGSWDKRWTTLHDNQRIPADRRLYLTATPYEWEAPRLAEAPDQRPQPKRTAATAPAWEAPSMIASMDDPKVFGKRLHTYSHADAIDDGVLADYQLLIPTVTDTDLRTVLTDPDLRTSFGPNARRTTALHLAVLKAMNDHDLHHVIVYFQQVADAADFARQFAHTLRTLPKEQCPAWAADLVVQSINGTHTPDQRQRIQGRFIAANHGILTNAQVLGEGIDLPAVDAVVFADRTASVRRIVQSLGRALRKPPTVDHKTASLVIPAHIPPGADPTDLLGTPYEALWLVTAALRRHDQTIAARAPRKNTKHRLDRDTHRLLARRFRFDFTLDPEHIARTMDLIAWPATGAALSQPRRAGLAAAIRYHEEHHHLRVPADFEDAYGYRLGAFITGQRTAYHQGVLDSGWISELEDLGMVWDDNEAAWQANLATLEAFHEEHGHLAIPATAPGGQFLVNCRGLARKQLLNSNREAQLTALDPTWTLPYGPDWHRKYHLLHHHIEAGNHPATLRRDTMVGGVKAGSWLHRQFTTWSQLDPGQRDLLTRLGLTPDQIPLPAPKAVIPSTGPRRRRSFEQHTTLLRAFVERHGRPPGAREWIEVDGERVMIGPWLSKTRTKHKNDQLAEEQSKLMQEILRENWTVPSSTAGEDCPDLPEIT, from the coding sequence ATGCCCCCAAGCCCCAGTCCCCAGCCCGCGGCCCCGCGCCCCGCCTCTGACCCCAACACCCCCCGCCGGGTGCTGCGGCCGGATCAGCAGGCGGCGGTGGACAGCGGGGTACGCGGGCTGAGGAAGCCGGGTACGCGCGGCCACATGGTCTCCGCGTGCGGCACCGGCAAGACGCTGATCGCGCTGCGCACCGCCGAGGAGCTCGATACCGCCCGTCTCCTCATCGCCGTACCGTCTTTGGACCTGATCGGCCAGTGGGCCCAGGCTGCTCGCGCGGATGGCCGCACAGAGCCGCTGATGGCCATCTCCTCGCTGCGCGCGGACAAGCATCCCCTGCTCGCAAAGGCGGGAGCGGTGAGTACGGGTTCGGGTGCGTTCCTGGCGTACTGGCTTAGTCGGCACGAGAAGGCGACCGTGTTCGTCACCCTGGACTCCCTGCCCCGGATCGAGGAGACCCAGCGCTCCTCCTTCCCCGCACCCGTCTTCGATCTGCTGATCGTGGACGAGGCGCACCGCACTGCAGGCAGCTGGGACAAACGCTGGACGACCCTGCACGATAACCAGCGCATCCCCGCCGACCGCCGTCTCTACCTGACCGCCACCCCCTACGAGTGGGAAGCCCCCCGCCTGGCCGAAGCCCCGGACCAGCGCCCCCAACCAAAGCGCACCGCCGCGACCGCGCCTGCGTGGGAGGCCCCCTCAATGATCGCTTCCATGGACGACCCCAAGGTCTTCGGGAAACGCCTGCACACCTACTCCCACGCCGATGCCATCGACGACGGCGTCCTGGCCGACTACCAGCTCCTCATCCCCACAGTCACCGACACCGACCTGCGCACCGTCCTGACCGACCCAGACCTGCGCACCAGCTTCGGCCCCAACGCCCGCCGGACCACAGCGCTGCACCTGGCCGTCCTCAAGGCCATGAACGACCACGACCTCCACCATGTGATCGTCTACTTCCAGCAGGTCGCCGACGCAGCCGACTTCGCCCGCCAGTTCGCCCACACCCTGCGCACCCTCCCCAAAGAGCAGTGCCCCGCCTGGGCCGCGGACCTGGTCGTGCAGTCGATCAACGGCACTCACACCCCCGACCAGCGCCAGAGGATCCAGGGCCGCTTCATCGCCGCCAACCACGGCATCCTGACCAACGCCCAGGTCCTGGGCGAGGGTATCGACCTGCCGGCCGTGGACGCCGTCGTCTTCGCCGACCGCACCGCCAGCGTGCGCCGCATCGTCCAGTCCCTCGGCCGCGCCCTGCGCAAGCCCCCGACCGTCGACCACAAGACGGCCAGCCTGGTCATCCCCGCCCACATCCCGCCTGGCGCCGACCCCACCGACCTCCTGGGCACCCCCTACGAGGCGCTGTGGCTCGTCACCGCAGCCCTACGCCGCCACGACCAGACCATCGCCGCCCGCGCCCCCAGAAAGAACACCAAGCACCGCCTGGACCGCGACACCCACCGACTCCTCGCGCGCCGTTTCCGCTTCGACTTCACCCTCGACCCCGAACATATCGCCCGCACGATGGACCTCATCGCCTGGCCCGCCACCGGCGCAGCCCTCTCCCAACCCCGCCGCGCCGGACTGGCCGCCGCCATCCGCTACCACGAAGAACACCATCACCTACGCGTCCCCGCAGACTTCGAAGACGCCTACGGCTACCGCCTCGGCGCCTTCATCACCGGGCAACGCACCGCCTACCACCAGGGCGTTCTCGACTCTGGCTGGATCTCCGAACTAGAAGACCTCGGCATGGTCTGGGACGACAACGAAGCCGCCTGGCAAGCCAACCTGGCCACCCTCGAAGCCTTCCACGAAGAACACGGCCACCTCGCCATCCCCGCCACCGCCCCCGGCGGCCAGTTCCTCGTCAACTGCCGCGGCCTCGCCCGCAAACAACTCCTCAACTCCAACCGCGAAGCCCAACTCACCGCCCTCGACCCCACCTGGACGCTTCCGTACGGCCCGGACTGGCACCGCAAATACCACCTCCTGCACCACCACATCGAGGCCGGTAACCACCCAGCCACGCTGCGCCGCGACACGATGGTCGGCGGAGTGAAAGCCGGATCCTGGCTACACCGCCAGTTCACTACCTGGTCCCAGCTCGACCCCGGCCAACGCGATCTCCTCACCCGCCTCGGCCTGACCCCCGACCAGATCCCGCTCCCCGCCCCCAAGGCCGTTATCCCGTCCACTGGTCCACGGCGCCGCCGTTCCTTCGAGCAGCACACGACGCTGCTCCGGGCCTTCGTTGAGCGGCACGGCCGACCGCCCGGCGCCCGGGAGTGGATCGAGG